A genomic window from Fibrobacterota bacterium includes:
- a CDS encoding response regulator, whose translation MEQGAPRILVVDDENAICQVIQDYLSLRKFEVATAGNYDEATSLLGTERFDVLLSDIRMPGKSGTDLLRFTRRHHPNTATILFTGYADIGIAVTSMQEGAYDFILKPIHLEQVHMSIHNALEKRALKEEVRRYQRGLEDLVEKRTKELREALRLVEAANLDTVTRLSRAAEMRDDETGNHVLRIRSYSAALARELGMAGDEVGKLYVASSMHDVGKIGIPDHILLKPGRLDTSELSIMKNHAVIGARILADADSPMLQVAQVVARSHHEKWDGSGYPDGLSKEAIPLSGRIVALADVWDALTTKRCYKAAFSLASSKDIILKSSGSHFDPDVVAAFRRVEDEFQSIFAQFQDETSSIAHAAAEN comes from the coding sequence ATGGAACAAGGTGCCCCCAGGATCCTTGTCGTGGACGACGAAAACGCGATTTGCCAAGTCATCCAGGACTACTTGTCCTTGAGAAAATTTGAAGTGGCCACGGCGGGCAACTACGACGAGGCGACCTCCTTGCTGGGCACCGAGCGTTTCGATGTCCTGCTCTCCGACATCCGCATGCCGGGTAAGAGCGGAACCGACCTTCTGCGCTTCACGCGCCGCCATCACCCCAACACCGCCACCATCCTGTTCACCGGCTACGCCGACATCGGCATTGCCGTGACCTCCATGCAGGAAGGGGCCTACGATTTCATCCTCAAGCCCATCCACTTGGAACAGGTGCACATGTCCATCCACAACGCCTTGGAGAAGCGGGCGCTGAAGGAGGAGGTGCGACGCTACCAACGGGGGCTGGAAGACCTGGTGGAAAAACGCACCAAAGAGCTGAGGGAAGCCTTGCGGCTGGTGGAAGCGGCCAATCTGGACACCGTGACCCGCCTTTCCAGGGCCGCGGAAATGCGCGACGACGAGACAGGCAACCACGTGTTGCGGATCCGGTCCTATTCCGCCGCGCTCGCCCGGGAACTGGGCATGGCCGGCGACGAAGTGGGCAAACTCTACGTGGCCAGCTCCATGCACGACGTGGGAAAGATCGGCATCCCCGACCACATCCTGCTCAAGCCGGGAAGACTGGACACCAGCGAGCTTTCCATCATGAAAAACCATGCGGTGATCGGAGCGCGCATCCTGGCCGACGCCGACAGTCCCATGCTGCAAGTGGCCCAGGTGGTCGCGCGAAGCCATCACGAGAAATGGGACGGCTCGGGATACCCCGACGGCCTATCCAAGGAAGCGATCCCCCTTTCCGGACGGATCGTCGCCTTGGCCGACGTGTGGGATGCCCTCACCACCAAGCGCTGCTACAAGGCTGCTTTCTCGTTGGCTTCCTCCAAGGACATCATCCTCAAATCCTCCGGCTCGCACTTCGATCCGGATGTGGTCGCCGCCTTCCGACGGGTGGAAGACGAATTCCAAAGCATCTTCGCGCAATTCCAGGACGAAACGTCCAGCATCGCGCACGCCGCCGCGGAGAACTGA
- a CDS encoding hemerythrin family protein, which produces MPTAIWTDEIETGFENIDAQHRALFSLMGEIDSEMDGGTPPNSLGGRFRQLLEFTDLHFATEERLMRKLGYEALDSHLGAHQDLRERITEATTRELDGDDLHSELMAILSAWLVEHIRTQDLPMALWMRSLSRHDDPPSTIQPESQP; this is translated from the coding sequence GTGCCCACCGCCATCTGGACAGACGAAATCGAAACCGGCTTCGAGAACATCGATGCACAGCACCGCGCCTTGTTTTCGCTCATGGGCGAAATCGACTCGGAGATGGACGGGGGAACACCTCCGAACAGCCTTGGCGGGCGGTTCCGACAATTATTGGAATTCACCGATCTCCACTTCGCCACCGAAGAGCGCCTCATGCGCAAGCTCGGGTACGAGGCCTTGGATTCCCACCTGGGAGCCCACCAGGACCTGCGCGAGCGCATCACCGAAGCCACCACCCGCGAGCTCGACGGAGACGATCTCCACTCCGAGCTCATGGCGATCCTATCGGCGTGGCTGGTGGAGCATATCCGCACGCAGGATCTCCCGATGGCGCTGTGGATGCGATCCCTTTCCCGTCACGACGACCCGCCTTCCACCATCCAACCGGAGTCGCAACCATGA
- a CDS encoding VCBS repeat-containing protein — translation MLSLSALLFSQFFSLHPTGYIPSAADERIPQVEYRKLSVAARTLGGIPSNVDLTSRFPTPGDQVDQGACVAFALGYALQSAEEKDEFGWNFSTPSQVLSPSYIYNQVHSNWSSNGGGTDLSVVANLIVNQGVATLAEMPFNGAAYQYSALPSIYQRALADKHKASGFFRFNDGDYSSFKRHIAAGHGVAISIPVYSDFDNLSYGDQVYDRLDGAPRGWHAITLIGYDDGRQAFKFINSWGTSWGVGGYGWISYYLVSILRSSGYGLGAETTNPYVSISPFHYSLGGVAGFDLLSSADRVTKIDYNGDHKDDLILYRPGSGIFFLAQSLGAGIFSNVQATTQGVAGFDLRSWKDVITVFDYNGDGKEDILLTRVGPGEGATRIGRSNGDGTFSMTFASSAGLAGYDFRGSVEMIQPFDFNGDGMKDLLMYRPGQGTFWIARSNGDATFTAVYASFSGIGGFDMRSPNDKVLTIDINGDRNDDLLLYRPGAGAAWVLLSNGNGSFSVTYQSFSGIAGFDLLSTSDIIFPLDFNGDNRKDLLIVRRGNGQGTTFVAQSIGDGTFTPVYVNRYGLAGFAFDNASDWVWPLDYTGDGKDDLFFARTNEGTVYLGSSNGDGSFTNTYNHHFGGIGFFDYSNPINQTLIMDQDGNGHKDLFMYQPGSGIAQLVRY, via the coding sequence ATGTTGAGCCTTTCTGCGCTACTTTTTTCTCAGTTTTTCTCTTTACATCCAACAGGATATATTCCATCAGCTGCTGATGAGCGCATTCCTCAAGTTGAATATCGAAAATTATCTGTTGCAGCGAGGACGCTCGGAGGGATTCCCTCGAACGTTGATTTAACCTCGAGATTTCCCACTCCAGGAGACCAAGTGGACCAGGGTGCCTGCGTTGCTTTCGCGCTCGGGTATGCCCTTCAATCCGCAGAAGAAAAAGATGAATTTGGCTGGAATTTCTCAACTCCCAGTCAGGTACTGAGTCCTTCGTATATATATAACCAAGTTCATAGCAACTGGAGCTCAAATGGAGGTGGAACAGATTTGTCTGTGGTTGCGAACCTAATTGTAAATCAGGGAGTCGCAACCTTGGCTGAAATGCCATTCAACGGAGCTGCGTACCAATATAGTGCTTTGCCATCGATCTATCAGCGCGCACTCGCAGACAAGCACAAAGCAAGTGGATTTTTCCGATTTAATGATGGCGATTATTCAAGCTTCAAACGCCATATTGCCGCTGGGCACGGCGTAGCGATAAGTATTCCGGTTTACTCGGATTTTGATAACCTAAGCTATGGAGACCAAGTTTACGACAGATTGGATGGAGCGCCCCGCGGATGGCACGCCATTACACTTATTGGATACGATGACGGACGCCAGGCCTTTAAATTCATCAATTCATGGGGCACATCCTGGGGAGTGGGTGGATACGGCTGGATCTCCTATTATTTGGTCTCTATTTTAAGGTCCAGCGGCTATGGTCTCGGTGCTGAAACCACAAATCCTTACGTTTCCATTTCCCCCTTCCATTACAGCCTAGGGGGCGTCGCTGGATTTGATTTGCTAAGCTCGGCCGACCGAGTAACAAAAATCGACTACAATGGCGACCACAAAGATGATTTGATATTGTATCGCCCGGGCTCGGGAATATTCTTTCTTGCTCAGTCTCTTGGAGCAGGCATTTTTTCCAATGTGCAAGCCACAACACAAGGCGTAGCAGGCTTTGATCTACGCTCATGGAAAGATGTGATCACGGTCTTTGATTATAACGGAGACGGAAAAGAGGACATTCTTCTGACTCGAGTTGGTCCTGGCGAAGGGGCGACTCGAATTGGACGTTCCAACGGTGATGGAACATTTTCAATGACATTTGCCAGCTCCGCCGGCTTGGCCGGATATGACTTCCGGGGATCAGTTGAAATGATTCAGCCATTCGATTTCAATGGCGACGGGATGAAAGATCTCCTCATGTACCGCCCAGGGCAAGGAACCTTCTGGATTGCACGCTCCAATGGAGATGCGACCTTCACGGCCGTATATGCGAGCTTTAGTGGCATTGGCGGGTTCGACATGAGAAGCCCGAACGACAAGGTTCTAACCATTGATATCAATGGAGACCGAAATGACGACCTTTTGCTGTATCGTCCTGGAGCTGGAGCGGCTTGGGTGTTGCTCTCAAACGGCAATGGAAGCTTTTCTGTCACTTATCAATCATTTTCAGGCATCGCCGGCTTTGACTTGCTGTCAACTTCCGACATAATTTTCCCTCTTGATTTCAATGGTGACAACAGAAAAGATTTGCTGATTGTTCGGCGAGGCAACGGACAAGGGACAACGTTTGTCGCTCAATCAATTGGAGACGGCACGTTTACTCCAGTATACGTAAACAGGTATGGCCTTGCTGGATTTGCTTTTGACAACGCTTCAGATTGGGTCTGGCCTTTGGATTATACCGGCGACGGAAAAGATGACTTGTTCTTTGCGCGAACAAACGAAGGAACTGTTTATCTTGGCTCCTCGAATGGCGACGGATCATTCACAAACACATACAACCACCATTTTGGGGGGATTGGCTTTTTCGATTATTCCAACCCAATAAATCAAACCTTAATCATGGATCAAGACGGCAATGGACATAAGGATTTGTTCATGTACCAGCCTGGTTCAGGGATTGCCCAACTGGTGAGATACTAG
- a CDS encoding type IV pilus twitching motility protein PilT, producing MIHRLFRIMVEKKASDLHLCVGEPPMIRDSGDMAKIAGEPTLTDESLRDLLFEIAPAKNREEYLECGDTDFAHEIPGLARFRANYFRDRNGAGAVFRQIPTKILSVEDLGLPEEVKQLCFLSKGLVLVTGPTGSGKSTTLAALIDLVNRARKDHIITIEDPIEFVHQNKGCLINQREVRIHTKSFSSALRAALREDPDIVLVGEMRDLETISIAIETAETGHLVFGTLHTSTAPSTVDRLIDVFPSDRQDQIRVMLSESLKGVIAQTLCRKNGGGRAAAYEILMGVPAMSALIREGKTFQIPSVMQTGKKFGMCTLNDSLLDLVRRKTVDPKEAYIKAVDKQGLLLQFKSQGVDMSFLSEVGAG from the coding sequence ATGATCCATCGTTTGTTCAGGATCATGGTGGAAAAAAAAGCATCCGACCTCCATCTGTGCGTGGGCGAGCCCCCCATGATCCGCGACTCCGGCGACATGGCCAAGATCGCGGGCGAGCCCACCCTCACGGACGAATCGCTGCGGGATCTCCTGTTCGAAATCGCTCCGGCCAAGAACCGCGAAGAATACCTGGAGTGCGGCGACACCGACTTCGCCCACGAGATTCCCGGACTCGCGCGATTTCGCGCCAACTACTTCCGAGACCGCAACGGCGCGGGAGCGGTGTTCCGACAGATTCCGACCAAGATCCTTTCCGTGGAGGATCTTGGCCTTCCCGAGGAAGTCAAACAGCTTTGCTTCCTCTCCAAGGGGCTTGTGCTGGTCACCGGTCCAACAGGATCCGGCAAGAGCACCACGCTGGCCGCCCTGATCGACCTGGTCAACCGGGCCCGCAAGGACCACATCATCACCATCGAAGACCCGATCGAGTTCGTGCACCAGAACAAGGGTTGCCTGATCAACCAGCGCGAAGTCCGCATCCACACCAAGTCCTTTTCCAGCGCGCTGCGGGCGGCCCTGCGCGAAGACCCGGACATCGTCCTGGTGGGAGAAATGCGCGACCTGGAAACCATCTCCATCGCCATCGAAACGGCGGAAACGGGCCACCTGGTGTTCGGAACCCTGCACACCAGCACGGCCCCATCCACCGTGGATCGATTGATCGACGTGTTCCCCTCCGATCGCCAGGACCAGATCCGCGTCATGCTCTCCGAATCCCTCAAAGGGGTGATCGCCCAGACCCTGTGCCGCAAGAACGGCGGTGGCCGTGCCGCCGCCTACGAGATTCTGATGGGCGTGCCCGCGATGTCGGCGCTCATCCGCGAAGGCAAGACCTTCCAGATTCCCAGCGTGATGCAAACCGGCAAGAAGTTCGGCATGTGCACGCTCAACGACAGCCTCCTGGATCTGGTGCGCCGCAAGACGGTGGACCCGAAGGAGGCGTACATCAAGGCTGTCGACAAACAGGGACTCCTCTTGCAGTTCAAGAGCCAGGGCGTCGACATGAGCTTCCTTTCGGAGGTCGGCGCAGGATAG
- a CDS encoding hemerythrin family protein codes for MSLAAWDPKYATGNLAIDGQHQKLFTMVNGLHDALLAGAGKEKMGPTLKALASYTVEHFRTEEGFMTQKGYPGYPEHKRKHEELLKQVTQLIVDFDAGKLTLPITLARFLADWIRHHIDEEDQKLAQWIKAN; via the coding sequence ATGAGCCTTGCCGCCTGGGACCCCAAATACGCCACAGGAAACCTCGCCATCGACGGGCAGCACCAGAAGCTGTTTACGATGGTCAACGGATTGCACGACGCATTGCTCGCCGGAGCAGGCAAGGAGAAGATGGGCCCTACCCTGAAGGCCCTGGCCTCCTACACCGTGGAGCACTTTCGCACCGAGGAAGGCTTCATGACCCAGAAAGGCTATCCCGGCTACCCCGAGCACAAGCGCAAGCACGAAGAGTTGCTCAAGCAGGTCACCCAACTCATCGTGGATTTCGACGCGGGAAAGCTCACGCTGCCCATCACCCTCGCGCGCTTCCTTGCCGACTGGATCCGCCACCACATCGACGAAGAGGACCAGAAGCTCGCGCAGTGGATCAAGGCGAACTGA